One genomic segment of Occultella kanbiaonis includes these proteins:
- a CDS encoding class I SAM-dependent methyltransferase → MPDPIFDEPRLAAVYDALDPDRRDLDVYVALLADELGARSVLDVGCGTGTFAIMLADRGLDVVGVDPARASVDVARGKPGADRVRWLDGDATALPDLTVDAATMTANVSQVFTSDDDWVATLAGIHRALRPGGHLVFEARRPEVRAWEAWTPEATHQIVDCGPAGLVEDWTEIISYSDGVLEFSSPTVFHVDGVRIESTSRLRFRTREEVEASLVETGYVVRDVRDAPDRPGREWVYVAQRPE, encoded by the coding sequence GTGCCCGATCCGATCTTCGACGAGCCCCGACTCGCCGCCGTCTACGACGCGCTCGACCCCGACCGCCGCGACCTCGACGTCTACGTCGCCCTGCTGGCCGACGAGCTCGGCGCCCGCAGCGTGCTCGACGTCGGGTGCGGCACCGGCACCTTCGCGATCATGTTGGCCGACCGGGGCCTCGACGTCGTCGGCGTCGACCCGGCCCGGGCGAGCGTCGACGTCGCCCGCGGCAAGCCGGGAGCGGACCGGGTCCGCTGGCTCGACGGGGACGCGACCGCACTGCCGGACCTCACCGTGGACGCCGCGACCATGACCGCGAACGTCTCGCAGGTGTTCACCAGCGACGACGACTGGGTCGCCACGCTGGCCGGCATCCACCGGGCGCTGCGGCCCGGTGGGCACCTGGTGTTCGAGGCCCGCCGGCCGGAGGTGCGTGCCTGGGAGGCCTGGACGCCGGAGGCGACCCACCAGATCGTCGACTGCGGCCCGGCCGGCCTGGTCGAGGACTGGACCGAGATCATCTCCTACTCCGATGGCGTGCTCGAGTTCTCATCGCCGACGGTCTTCCACGTCGACGGCGTCCGCATCGAGTCGACGTCGAGGCTGCGGTTCCGTACTCGCGAGGAGGTCGAGGCCTCGCTCGTCGAGACCGGCTACGTCGTCCGCGACGTGCGCGACGCACCGGACCGGCCCGGCCGCGAGTGGGTCTACGTCGCGCAGCGCCCCGAGTAG
- a CDS encoding bifunctional metallophosphatase/5'-nucleotidase: protein MAHKPTPTSDAKTAHAALLDSEVSRRRLLGMAAVGTAGAAAAGLIGADAAHAGNTDTGGPGRNDAHRRRLTVLGTTDLHGNVFNWDYFKDGEYTDSAGNDIGLAKISTLVSAMRAERGERTTLLLDAGDTIQGTPLAYYYARIDPITGGHVHPMAAAMNAIGYDAAAMGNHEFNYGLDTLQTFVDQLDFPLLCANAVDDFTGEPAYEPYVIHTVRPRGARPIKVGILGLVTPGVAIWDKANVEGILHFPGLVEQAQVFVPRMKSRGADIIIVSAHSGADTSSSYGDALPYPENAATLVAEQVPDIDAILVGHAHSEIVERFVTNTATGKQVLLTEPLRWGMRLSVMDLDLVSERGRWHVESAHSRLLNANSVPEDPAIVEILTADHETVRGYVNSVIGTNLTAMSAQTSRYEDTAAMDFINHVQSDAVTQALAGTPEADLPVLSIAAPFNRDAAIPAGDVTVRDVAGMYIFDNTLLAITLTGAEVLAYLEQSAAYFKQITGTGPFAPDDVTNAVTPTAPNGTPDYNYDIMGGFTAPLTYDIDIAQAPGSRIVGLSYDGAPIDPAQRFVIAINNYRQSGGGNFPGVVAAPVVYNAQVEIRQLIIDWATAVGQIDSSVFAATDWRLVANGAPVIIQA from the coding sequence ATGGCCCACAAGCCCACCCCCACCTCCGACGCGAAGACCGCGCACGCCGCCCTCCTCGATTCGGAGGTGTCCCGGCGTCGCCTGCTCGGGATGGCCGCCGTCGGGACCGCCGGCGCTGCGGCCGCGGGCCTCATCGGTGCCGACGCCGCGCACGCCGGCAACACCGACACCGGGGGTCCGGGGCGCAACGACGCGCACCGGCGCCGCCTGACCGTGCTCGGCACCACGGACCTGCACGGCAACGTGTTCAACTGGGACTACTTCAAGGACGGCGAGTACACCGACTCGGCCGGCAACGACATCGGCCTGGCGAAGATCTCGACGCTGGTCAGCGCGATGCGGGCCGAGCGTGGCGAGCGCACCACCCTGCTGCTGGACGCCGGGGACACGATCCAGGGCACGCCGCTCGCGTACTACTACGCCAGGATCGACCCGATCACGGGTGGGCACGTGCACCCGATGGCCGCCGCCATGAACGCGATCGGCTACGACGCCGCCGCGATGGGCAACCACGAGTTCAACTACGGCCTCGACACGCTGCAGACGTTCGTCGACCAGCTGGACTTCCCGCTGCTGTGCGCGAACGCCGTCGACGACTTCACCGGTGAACCCGCCTACGAGCCCTACGTCATCCACACCGTCCGCCCGCGTGGGGCCCGCCCGATCAAGGTCGGCATCCTCGGCCTGGTCACCCCGGGCGTGGCGATCTGGGACAAGGCGAACGTGGAGGGCATCCTGCACTTCCCGGGCCTCGTCGAGCAGGCGCAGGTGTTCGTGCCGCGGATGAAGAGCCGCGGGGCGGACATCATCATCGTCTCGGCGCACTCCGGCGCGGACACGTCCAGCTCCTACGGCGACGCCCTGCCGTACCCGGAGAACGCCGCCACCCTCGTCGCCGAGCAGGTGCCGGACATCGACGCGATCCTCGTCGGCCACGCACACTCCGAGATCGTCGAGCGTTTCGTCACCAACACCGCCACCGGCAAGCAGGTCCTGCTCACCGAACCGCTGCGCTGGGGCATGCGGCTGAGCGTCATGGACCTCGACCTGGTCTCCGAACGCGGCCGCTGGCACGTGGAGTCCGCGCACTCCCGCCTGCTGAACGCGAACTCTGTGCCCGAGGACCCGGCGATCGTGGAGATCCTCACCGCCGACCATGAGACGGTCCGCGGCTACGTGAACTCGGTGATCGGCACGAACCTGACCGCGATGTCCGCGCAGACCTCACGGTACGAGGACACCGCGGCCATGGACTTCATCAACCACGTCCAGTCGGACGCCGTCACCCAGGCCCTGGCCGGCACGCCCGAGGCCGACCTTCCGGTGCTGTCCATCGCGGCCCCGTTCAACCGGGACGCGGCCATTCCCGCGGGCGACGTGACGGTGCGGGACGTGGCCGGCATGTACATCTTCGACAACACCCTGTTGGCGATCACGCTGACCGGGGCCGAGGTGCTCGCCTACCTGGAGCAGTCCGCGGCCTACTTCAAGCAGATCACCGGTACCGGACCGTTCGCCCCGGACGACGTCACCAACGCCGTCACCCCGACGGCGCCGAACGGCACGCCCGACTACAACTACGACATCATGGGCGGCTTCACCGCGCCGCTCACCTACGACATCGACATCGCGCAGGCGCCCGGATCCCGGATCGTCGGCCTGAGCTACGACGGCGCCCCGATCGACCCCGCGCAACGGTTCGTCATCGCGATCAACAACTACCGCCAGTCCGGCGGTGGCAACTTCCCGGGCGTGGTGGCTGCCCCGGTGGTCTACAACGCCCAGGTCGAGATCCGTCAGCTCATCATCGACTGGGCAACGGCCGTCGGCCAGATCGACTCCTCGGTCTTCGCCGCGACGGACTGGCGCCTGGTCGCCAACGGTGCGCCCGTGATCATCCAGGCCTGA
- the purD gene encoding phosphoribosylamine--glycine ligase: protein MKILLIGSGAREHALARSLAADSATSTLTVAPGNPGTAALATNRDVDADDPAAVAALARELDADLVVVGPEAPLVAGVADAVRAAGIPVFGPNGDAATLEGSKAFAKDVMAAASVPTAMAHVCRTVEEAEAALDAFGPPYVVKDDGLAAGKGVVVTQDRAAALAHAAECVNRSRRATVVIEEFLDGPEISLFCLCDGENVVPLAPAQDFKRLADGDAGPNTGGMGAYSPLPWAPDDLVEQVVDRVALPTVRELARRGTPFVGLLYCGLALTSRGLRVIEFNARFGDPETQVVLARLESSLATALHAAATGTLDRLPDLRWSDGAAVTVVIAAHGYPGQVRSGDPITGIDAAEALDDVHVLHAGTAMADGGLVTAGGRVLSVVGTGADLPAARAAAYAGVERIGIDGGQHRSDIAAAL, encoded by the coding sequence GTGAAGATCCTGCTGATCGGCTCCGGTGCCCGCGAGCACGCCCTGGCCCGTTCGCTCGCCGCGGACTCCGCGACGAGCACGCTGACCGTGGCCCCGGGCAACCCCGGCACGGCCGCGCTCGCGACCAACCGGGACGTGGATGCCGACGACCCGGCCGCCGTCGCCGCGCTCGCCCGCGAGCTCGACGCCGACCTCGTGGTGGTCGGCCCTGAGGCGCCACTGGTCGCCGGGGTCGCGGACGCCGTGCGCGCCGCGGGGATCCCCGTGTTCGGACCGAACGGTGACGCGGCGACGCTGGAGGGCTCGAAGGCGTTCGCGAAGGACGTCATGGCCGCGGCGAGCGTCCCGACCGCGATGGCGCACGTGTGCCGCACCGTCGAGGAGGCCGAGGCCGCGCTGGATGCGTTCGGCCCTCCGTACGTGGTCAAGGACGACGGCCTCGCCGCGGGCAAGGGTGTGGTCGTCACGCAGGACCGGGCCGCCGCGCTCGCCCACGCCGCCGAGTGCGTGAACCGCAGCCGCCGGGCCACCGTGGTCATCGAGGAGTTCCTCGACGGCCCCGAGATCTCCCTGTTCTGCCTCTGTGACGGCGAGAACGTGGTCCCGCTCGCGCCCGCCCAGGACTTCAAGCGCCTCGCCGACGGCGACGCCGGACCGAACACCGGCGGGATGGGTGCGTACTCGCCGCTGCCGTGGGCGCCCGACGACCTCGTCGAGCAGGTCGTGGACCGGGTCGCGCTGCCCACCGTGCGTGAGCTCGCCCGCCGCGGCACCCCGTTCGTCGGCCTGCTCTACTGCGGCCTTGCGCTCACCTCGCGCGGGCTGCGCGTGATCGAGTTCAACGCGCGGTTCGGGGACCCCGAGACCCAGGTGGTGCTCGCCCGCCTCGAGTCCTCCCTCGCCACCGCGCTGCACGCCGCCGCCACCGGGACCCTGGACCGGCTGCCGGACCTGCGCTGGTCCGACGGTGCCGCCGTCACCGTCGTGATCGCCGCCCACGGCTACCCCGGGCAGGTCCGCTCCGGCGACCCGATCACCGGCATCGACGCCGCCGAGGCGCTCGACGACGTGCACGTGCTGCACGCGGGCACGGCCATGGCCGACGGCGGCCTGGTCACCGCGGGTGGTCGGGTGCTGTCCGTGGTGGGTACCGGCGCGGACCTGCCGGCCGCTCGCGCGGCCGCCTACGCGGGCGTCGAGCGGATCGGGATCGACGGCGGCCAGCACCGCAGCGACATCGCCGCCGCTCTCTGA
- the aceB gene encoding malate synthase A — MSTISPPRSHTTERTRSAAPENPTTDQGGPNRIRLAAPSGLTITAPRVPGDDVVLTPGALATVVELHHRFDARRRCLLGRRAERQAWLAEGNELGLLEETADLRADPTWQVAPPAPGLSRRTVEITGPASRAMAVNALNSGADVWMADLEDATSPTWVNLIEAQQNLIRFTRDELDFTGPGGKEYIVGARTATVLMRPRGWHLSEKHLLIDGRETSASLTDVALYFHHCAAALIERGQGPYFYLPKLESHLEARLWNDVFCYLQDRYSIPRGSVRATVLIETLPAALEMEEILYELREHSAGLNAGRWDYLFSLIKTLRQTGATLPDRDSLTMTVPFMRAYTERLVATCHRRGAHAIGGMAAFVPNRADERATENALRRIRADKDREAEDGFDGSWVAHPGLVPVARAAFTGVLRGRDHQLERQRHDVLDPADLLDVDSAGSGASLVGLRTNIAVSLRYLEAWLRGQGAVAINNLMEDAATVEISRSQVWQWRQAGVVLDEGIAVTEPLVRRLVAEEAERIHSGADPGGHPLLADAVRLFCDVALGEEFEEFFTLRGYRDYLR, encoded by the coding sequence ATGAGCACGATCAGCCCACCCCGCAGTCACACGACCGAGCGGACGCGGTCGGCCGCTCCGGAGAACCCGACCACCGACCAGGGCGGCCCGAACCGCATCAGGCTCGCTGCGCCGTCGGGCCTGACGATCACGGCACCGCGGGTGCCGGGCGACGACGTCGTGCTCACCCCGGGCGCGCTCGCCACGGTGGTCGAGCTGCACCACCGCTTCGATGCCCGACGGCGGTGCCTCCTCGGGCGTCGAGCGGAGCGTCAGGCGTGGCTCGCCGAGGGCAACGAGCTCGGACTCCTCGAGGAGACCGCAGACCTCCGTGCCGACCCCACCTGGCAGGTGGCGCCGCCGGCGCCAGGACTGAGCCGCCGCACGGTGGAGATCACGGGCCCGGCGAGCCGGGCGATGGCCGTGAACGCGCTGAACTCCGGCGCGGACGTGTGGATGGCGGACCTCGAGGACGCCACCAGCCCCACCTGGGTGAACCTGATCGAGGCACAGCAGAACCTGATCCGGTTCACCCGCGACGAGCTGGACTTCACCGGCCCCGGCGGCAAGGAGTACATCGTCGGCGCGCGCACCGCCACGGTGCTGATGCGCCCGCGCGGCTGGCACCTGAGCGAGAAGCACCTGCTGATCGACGGGCGCGAGACGTCGGCGTCGCTGACCGACGTGGCGCTGTACTTCCACCACTGTGCCGCGGCTCTGATCGAGCGCGGGCAGGGACCGTACTTCTACCTGCCCAAGCTCGAGTCGCACCTGGAGGCCCGGCTCTGGAACGACGTGTTCTGCTACCTGCAGGACCGGTACTCGATCCCGCGCGGCAGCGTGCGGGCGACGGTGCTCATCGAGACGCTGCCGGCGGCGCTGGAGATGGAGGAGATCCTCTACGAGCTGCGTGAGCACTCTGCCGGGCTGAACGCCGGGCGGTGGGACTACCTGTTCTCGCTGATCAAGACGCTGCGGCAGACCGGGGCGACCCTGCCGGACCGCGACTCGCTGACCATGACCGTCCCGTTCATGCGTGCCTACACCGAGCGCCTGGTGGCCACGTGTCACCGTCGCGGCGCCCACGCGATCGGCGGGATGGCCGCGTTCGTGCCGAACCGGGCCGACGAACGCGCCACCGAGAACGCGCTGCGGCGGATCCGGGCGGACAAGGATCGGGAGGCCGAGGACGGCTTCGACGGGTCCTGGGTGGCGCACCCGGGTCTGGTGCCGGTGGCCAGGGCCGCGTTCACCGGCGTGCTGCGCGGGCGCGACCACCAGCTCGAGCGACAGCGGCACGACGTGTTGGACCCGGCGGACCTGCTCGACGTTGACTCGGCCGGCTCCGGGGCCAGCCTGGTCGGGCTGCGCACGAACATCGCGGTCTCGCTGCGCTACCTCGAGGCGTGGCTGCGCGGCCAGGGTGCCGTCGCCATCAACAACCTGATGGAGGACGCCGCCACCGTGGAGATCTCCCGGTCCCAGGTGTGGCAGTGGCGCCAGGCCGGCGTGGTGCTCGACGAGGGCATCGCGGTCACCGAGCCGCTGGTGCGCCGCCTCGTGGCGGAGGAGGCGGAGCGGATCCACTCGGGCGCGGATCCCGGTGGTCACCCACTGCTCGCCGACGCCGTCCGGCTGTTCTGCGACGTTGCCCTCGGCGAGGAGTTCGAGGAGTTCTTCACCCTCCGCGGCTACCGCGACTACCTGCGCTGA
- the aceA gene encoding isocitrate lyase: MQHSEEGRAVRLDPAEQLRRDWATDPRWRGIERSYTAEDVVTLRGRVQEEHTLARRGAERLWDLIHTRDYVNALGALTGNQAVQMVKAGLEAIYLSGWQVAADANLSGQTYPDQSLYPANSVPAVVRRINNALLRADQISFSEGDTEPDCRDFLAPIVADAEAGFGGPLNAFELMKAMIASGAAGVHWEDQLASEKKCGHMGGKVLIPTAQHIRTLNAARLAADLAGVPTLVIARTDSLGANLLTTDTDERDRPFVTGERTTEGFYRITPGPDAAIARGLAYAPYCDLIWVETGKPDLGFAREFAEAIHAQFPGKKLAYNCSPSFNWAAALDEDTIARFQRELGAMGYAFQFITLAGFHALNHSMFDLAHGYARTGMSAYVQLQQAEFASADRGYTAVKHQAEVGTGYFDRVATALNPTSGTLALTGSTEEEQF; encoded by the coding sequence ATCCAGCACAGCGAGGAGGGCCGGGCCGTCCGGCTCGACCCGGCCGAGCAGCTGCGCCGCGACTGGGCCACCGACCCGCGCTGGCGCGGCATCGAACGCAGCTACACAGCCGAGGATGTGGTGACCCTGCGCGGCCGCGTGCAGGAGGAGCACACCCTCGCCCGCCGCGGGGCCGAGCGGCTCTGGGACCTGATCCACACCCGCGACTACGTGAACGCACTCGGCGCCCTCACCGGCAACCAGGCGGTGCAGATGGTCAAGGCGGGCCTGGAGGCGATCTACCTCTCCGGCTGGCAGGTGGCCGCGGACGCGAACCTGTCCGGCCAGACCTACCCGGACCAGTCGCTCTACCCGGCGAACTCGGTGCCGGCCGTGGTGCGGCGCATCAACAACGCGCTGCTGCGGGCGGACCAGATCTCCTTCAGTGAGGGGGACACGGAGCCCGACTGCCGTGATTTCCTTGCCCCGATCGTCGCCGACGCCGAGGCCGGCTTCGGTGGCCCGCTGAACGCCTTCGAGCTCATGAAGGCGATGATCGCGTCCGGCGCCGCCGGGGTGCACTGGGAGGACCAGCTCGCCTCGGAGAAGAAGTGCGGCCACATGGGCGGCAAGGTTCTCATCCCGACCGCGCAGCACATCCGCACCCTGAACGCGGCCCGGCTCGCGGCCGACCTCGCCGGGGTCCCCACCCTGGTCATCGCCCGCACCGACTCCCTCGGTGCGAATCTGCTCACCACCGACACCGACGAGCGGGACCGGCCGTTCGTCACCGGCGAGCGCACCACCGAGGGCTTCTACCGGATCACCCCAGGGCCCGACGCGGCGATCGCCCGCGGCCTGGCCTACGCGCCGTACTGCGACCTGATCTGGGTGGAGACCGGAAAGCCGGACCTGGGCTTCGCGCGGGAGTTCGCCGAGGCGATCCATGCGCAGTTCCCCGGCAAGAAGCTCGCCTACAACTGCTCGCCGTCCTTCAACTGGGCGGCCGCGCTCGACGAGGACACGATCGCCAGGTTCCAGCGCGAGCTCGGTGCCATGGGCTACGCGTTCCAGTTCATCACCCTGGCCGGCTTCCACGCCCTGAACCACTCGATGTTCGACCTGGCGCACGGGTACGCCCGTACCGGCATGAGCGCCTACGTGCAGCTCCAGCAGGCCGAGTTCGCCTCCGCCGACCGCGGCTACACCGCCGTCAAGCACCAGGCGGAGGTGGGCACCGGCTACTTCGACCGAGTCGCGACCGCCCTGAACCCGACGTCCGGGACGCTCGCGCTGACGGGCTCGACGGAAGAGGAGCAGTTCTGA
- a CDS encoding XRE family transcriptional regulator — MSTETDAGAAVLTIGRRIRHFRTTAGMTLDDLAGQVGTAPSQLSLIENGHREPRLTLLQAIATALGVELAALLDAEPPSRRDGLEIALDTAQRGPLYATLGLPRVRAGKRLPTEALEALVGLHAELARRSSEASATPEEARRANTELRRAMRARDNYLEEIEDAAEELLGTVGYSSGPLTHRTVEQIVAHLGFSLHHARDLPSSTRTVTDLEHGRIYLPPASLPGGHGLRSLALQAVAHRVLGHTHPGTYADFLRQRLEISYFAACVLMPRHAATEFLLTAKRNRDLAVEDLRDAFGVTHESAAHRFTNLATSRLGITVHFARVGRDGTLFKGYENDDVDFPTDVTGAIEGQTVCRHWTSRTVFDHNDLAGEFHQYTDTPSGTYWCSAQTGQGADGDFSVTLGVPFTAAKWFRGRETTSRSVSRCPDPTCCRQPSADLTAKWRGAAWPSAKLHTHILGALPSGTFPGVDDAEVYSFLEAHAPR, encoded by the coding sequence ATGAGCACCGAGACCGACGCTGGAGCCGCCGTGCTGACCATCGGCCGGCGGATCCGACACTTCCGGACCACGGCCGGGATGACCTTGGACGACCTGGCCGGCCAGGTGGGCACCGCACCGAGCCAGCTCTCCCTGATCGAGAACGGGCACCGCGAGCCGCGCCTCACCCTGCTGCAGGCGATCGCGACCGCCCTCGGCGTCGAGCTCGCCGCCCTGCTGGACGCCGAGCCGCCGAGCCGGCGTGACGGCCTCGAGATCGCCCTGGACACGGCCCAGCGCGGGCCGCTCTACGCGACGCTCGGACTGCCGCGGGTCCGGGCCGGCAAGCGGCTGCCGACTGAGGCGTTGGAGGCACTGGTCGGCCTGCACGCCGAACTGGCCCGGCGCTCGAGCGAAGCCAGCGCCACCCCCGAGGAGGCCCGGCGCGCGAACACCGAGCTCCGCCGGGCGATGCGGGCCCGGGACAACTACCTCGAGGAGATCGAGGACGCCGCCGAGGAACTGCTGGGCACGGTCGGGTACTCCTCCGGCCCGCTGACCCACCGCACCGTCGAGCAGATCGTCGCCCACCTCGGGTTCAGCCTGCATCACGCGCGCGACCTGCCCTCCTCCACCCGCACGGTCACCGACCTGGAGCACGGCCGGATCTACCTCCCGCCGGCATCCCTGCCCGGCGGGCACGGGCTGCGCTCCCTGGCCCTGCAGGCGGTGGCGCACCGGGTCCTCGGGCACACCCACCCCGGCACCTACGCCGACTTCCTGCGCCAGCGCCTGGAGATCAGCTACTTCGCCGCGTGCGTGCTGATGCCACGGCACGCGGCTACGGAGTTCCTGCTCACCGCGAAGCGGAACCGGGACCTCGCCGTGGAGGACCTGCGGGACGCGTTCGGGGTGACCCACGAGAGCGCGGCGCACCGGTTCACGAACCTGGCCACCTCCCGGCTCGGCATCACCGTGCACTTCGCGCGGGTGGGCCGCGACGGCACGCTGTTCAAGGGGTACGAGAACGACGACGTGGACTTCCCGACGGACGTCACCGGAGCGATCGAGGGGCAGACGGTGTGCCGGCACTGGACCTCACGCACCGTGTTCGACCACAACGACCTGGCCGGCGAGTTCCACCAGTACACGGACACACCGTCGGGCACGTACTGGTGCAGCGCCCAGACCGGCCAGGGCGCCGACGGCGACTTCTCCGTCACGCTCGGTGTCCCGTTCACGGCCGCCAAGTGGTTCCGCGGCCGGGAGACCACGTCCCGCTCGGTGTCCCGCTGCCCCGACCCGACCTGCTGCCGGCAGCCGTCCGCGGACCTGACCGCCAAGTGGCGCGGCGCCGCCTGGCCGAGCGCCAAGCTGCACACGCACATCCTCGGCGCACTCCCCTCGGGCACGTTCCCCGGCGTGGACGACGCCGAGGTGTACTCGTTCCTCGAGGCGCACGCACCACGCTGA
- a CDS encoding BCCT family transporter — translation MEPTESEPTSGEIEPTSPGRWYHSIHPPVFWPSLILVVSFVVVAIVGGDLVTAAIGTVQSAIVAGFGWYYTVIVTGFVVFSIWVGVGHFGDIKLSRDDEAPEFTLTTWLAMLFAAGMGIGLVFWGVAEPLHHFAGIPNRASGIVGSDAQAAQDSLVLTFLHWGLHPWAIYVVVGLAIAYAVHVKRRPISIRWTLEPLFGRRVKGWLGDVIDVAAIVGTLFGVATSLGIGVSQIAGGLEFLDIIGTPTNLTMAILIGAITGVAIFSVVTGVKKGMKWLSNINMAMAIGLLIFVLFTGPTLFLLREYVQSMGAYLQQIIQLSFSTSALAVTDGEGMEWQGWWSAFYWGWWISWAPFVGVFIARISRGRTVREFVLGVLFVPTLFSFLWFTVLGGSALYREVFGDGGLIGTDAAGENTVHESNTLFILLRELPGGTIVCGLAIILVVLFFVTSSDSGSLVVDMLASGGDPEPPTWSRVLWSLLEGAVALALVIAGGLVALRGVAIAIALPFSVVMILMCFACLKQFRYERQQMLRAQRMLRRDQLTEHVSRALIEDGLVGVRPDAERGRRSRLLDRLLGRTG, via the coding sequence ATGGAGCCGACCGAGTCGGAGCCCACGTCCGGCGAGATCGAGCCCACCTCTCCCGGGCGCTGGTACCACTCCATCCACCCACCGGTCTTCTGGCCGTCGCTGATCCTGGTCGTCTCGTTCGTCGTCGTGGCGATCGTCGGAGGCGACTTGGTCACCGCGGCGATCGGGACGGTCCAGTCCGCCATCGTGGCTGGGTTCGGCTGGTACTACACGGTCATAGTGACCGGGTTCGTCGTCTTCTCCATCTGGGTCGGGGTCGGCCACTTCGGCGACATCAAGCTCTCCAGGGATGACGAGGCGCCCGAGTTCACGCTGACCACCTGGCTGGCGATGCTGTTCGCGGCCGGGATGGGCATCGGGCTGGTGTTCTGGGGTGTGGCCGAGCCGCTGCACCACTTCGCCGGCATCCCGAACCGGGCGTCCGGGATCGTGGGGTCGGACGCCCAGGCCGCGCAGGACTCGCTGGTGCTGACGTTCCTGCACTGGGGGCTGCACCCGTGGGCGATCTACGTGGTCGTCGGGCTCGCCATCGCCTATGCCGTGCACGTGAAGCGGCGACCGATCTCGATCCGGTGGACCCTCGAGCCGCTGTTCGGCCGGCGGGTCAAGGGGTGGCTCGGGGACGTGATCGACGTGGCCGCGATCGTCGGCACCCTGTTCGGCGTGGCCACCTCGCTCGGCATCGGCGTGTCCCAGATCGCCGGCGGGCTCGAGTTCCTGGACATCATCGGCACACCCACGAACCTCACGATGGCGATCCTGATCGGTGCCATCACCGGCGTGGCCATCTTCTCGGTGGTGACGGGTGTGAAGAAGGGCATGAAGTGGCTCTCGAACATCAACATGGCGATGGCGATCGGCCTGTTGATCTTCGTTCTGTTCACCGGGCCCACCCTGTTCCTGCTGCGTGAGTACGTGCAGTCGATGGGCGCCTACCTGCAGCAGATCATCCAGCTCAGCTTCAGCACCTCGGCGCTCGCCGTGACCGACGGCGAGGGCATGGAGTGGCAGGGCTGGTGGTCCGCGTTCTACTGGGGATGGTGGATCTCCTGGGCGCCGTTCGTCGGCGTCTTCATCGCTCGGATCTCCCGGGGCCGCACGGTCCGGGAGTTCGTGCTCGGAGTCCTGTTCGTGCCCACGCTGTTCAGCTTCCTGTGGTTCACCGTGCTCGGCGGCTCGGCCCTGTACCGGGAGGTGTTCGGTGACGGCGGCCTGATCGGCACCGACGCCGCGGGCGAGAACACGGTCCACGAGTCGAACACGCTCTTCATCCTGCTCCGCGAACTGCCCGGGGGCACCATCGTGTGCGGCCTGGCGATCATCCTCGTGGTGCTGTTCTTCGTCACGTCCTCGGACTCGGGGTCGCTGGTAGTGGACATGCTCGCCTCCGGTGGCGACCCGGAGCCGCCCACGTGGAGCCGGGTGCTGTGGTCGCTGCTGGAGGGTGCGGTAGCCCTGGCCCTCGTCATCGCCGGTGGTCTGGTGGCCCTGCGCGGGGTGGCGATCGCCATCGCGCTGCCGTTCAGCGTGGTGATGATCCTGATGTGCTTCGCGTGCCTGAAACAGTTCCGGTACGAGCGCCAGCAGATGCTCCGGGCGCAACGGATGCTGCGGCGCGACCAGTTGACCGAGCACGTCTCGCGGGCACTGATCGAGGACGGCCTCGTCGGGGTGCGCCCGGACGCCGAGCGGGGCCGGCGGAGCCGGCTCCTGGACCGGCTCCTCGGCCGCACGGGCTGA